The following proteins come from a genomic window of Gossypium raimondii isolate GPD5lz chromosome 5, ASM2569854v1, whole genome shotgun sequence:
- the LOC105766054 gene encoding DNA-directed RNA polymerases II, IV and V subunit 11, with protein MNAPDRYERFVVPEGTKKVSYERDTKIINAATFTIEREDHTIGNILRMQLHRDENVLFAGYKLPHPLQYKILVRIHTTSQSSPMQAYNQAINDLDKELDHLKNAFEVEVEKHSRGLLMPV; from the exons ATGAACGCCCCCGACCGCTACGAGAGATTCGTCGTCCCTGAGGGGACTAAAAA ggtttcttaCGAAAGAGACACCAAGATCATAAATGCGGCGACCTTCACCATCGAGAGAGAAGACCACACTATTGGCAACATCCTTCGAAT GCAATTGCACAGAGATGAGAATGTTTTGTTTGCTGGCTACAAGCTTCCTCACCCTCTGCAGTACAAAATCCTTGTTAGG ATCCACACGACCAGTCAGTCTTCTCCAATGCAAGCATATAATCAGGCTATCAATGACCTGGATAAGGAACTTGATCATCTGAAGAATGCatttgag GTTGAGGTAGAAAAACATTCAAGGGGACTTTTAATGCCTGTTTGA